The following proteins are encoded in a genomic region of Saccharopolyspora antimicrobica:
- a CDS encoding trans-aconitate 2-methyltransferase, with product MWDPQKYLTFSEQRDRPAHDLLARVGTERARRVVDLGCGAGNLTSLLTDRWPDAEVEATDSSPEMVEAARARGVPARLEDVRNWKPLPDTDVVLCNAVLQWVPEHVDLLRRWLPELPSGAWFAFQVPGNFESPSYVAIRELLAEPRWRDRAGVLRTDSVLTPVGYADALADLGVTVDAWETTYVHALQGPDPVLEWVTGTALRPVRDALGDEEWEQFRAELALRLAAAYPQRPDGVTWFPFRRVFAVAHRL from the coding sequence ATGTGGGACCCGCAGAAGTACCTGACGTTCAGCGAACAGCGAGACCGCCCGGCCCACGACCTGCTGGCCCGGGTCGGAACCGAGCGAGCGCGCCGAGTGGTCGACCTCGGCTGCGGCGCGGGCAACCTGACATCGCTGCTCACCGACCGCTGGCCGGATGCCGAGGTCGAGGCCACCGACTCGTCCCCGGAGATGGTCGAAGCCGCGCGAGCCCGCGGAGTCCCCGCCCGCCTGGAGGACGTCCGGAACTGGAAACCGCTGCCGGACACCGATGTCGTGCTGTGCAACGCGGTCCTGCAATGGGTCCCCGAGCACGTGGACCTGCTGCGCCGCTGGCTGCCCGAACTGCCGTCGGGCGCCTGGTTCGCCTTCCAGGTCCCGGGCAACTTCGAATCGCCGTCCTACGTGGCGATCCGCGAACTGCTCGCCGAACCGCGCTGGCGAGACCGAGCGGGCGTCCTGCGAACCGACTCGGTGCTCACACCGGTGGGCTACGCCGACGCCCTAGCGGACCTCGGCGTCACCGTGGACGCTTGGGAGACGACCTACGTCCACGCCCTGCAAGGCCCCGACCCGGTCCTGGAATGGGTGACGGGAACGGCGCTCCGCCCGGTCCGCGACGCTCTGGGCGACGAGGAGTGGGAGCAATTCCGCGCCGAGCTGGCGCTCCGCCTCGCAGCGGCCTACCCGCAGCGCCCCGATGGGGTGACATGGTTCCCGTTCCGCCGCGTCTTCGCGGTGGCCCACCGCCTCTGA
- a CDS encoding tyrosine-type recombinase/integrase produces the protein MGRPPTPVGTWGEIHTKQISAGVWEAHARFRMADGRSKQVRKRGATKTKATNNLKTQLTALASEATSGEITPDTRFGVICDKCMDELERSYKLAGKSPSTPRLYRGYVKNWIKPALGELQAREVRAWGCNQLIQKGRDKSFDTARSLRAALSLICSYAVRYGAMDANPVKSTERLERDGKKEVKALTLEQRMDLRAKLVELGRKKRTDAKGRSLGRRAQVWADLPDFMDGMLATGVRVGELLALDDTEVDPTAPTVLIGHHLVRETGVGLLRLPYRKSNGTGLLLMVPQWSVPMWRRRKLAARPGGPIFPAWNDEWADPSNVIHRIREALDECGYGWVTSHVWRKTVATVLDEADLPTTAIADQLGNTPRVVEEHYRRKRAANQATAAALEGIIQHEEGGD, from the coding sequence GTGGGTAGACCACCCACCCCGGTAGGCACCTGGGGCGAGATCCACACCAAGCAGATCTCCGCAGGCGTGTGGGAAGCGCACGCCCGGTTCCGCATGGCCGACGGCCGCTCGAAGCAGGTGCGCAAGCGCGGCGCCACCAAGACGAAGGCGACCAACAACCTCAAGACACAGCTGACGGCGCTGGCCAGCGAGGCCACCTCCGGCGAGATCACCCCGGACACCCGGTTCGGCGTGATCTGCGACAAGTGCATGGATGAGCTGGAGCGCTCGTACAAGCTGGCCGGGAAGTCTCCCAGCACACCGCGGTTGTACCGGGGCTACGTCAAGAACTGGATCAAGCCCGCGCTGGGCGAACTGCAGGCGCGCGAGGTGCGCGCATGGGGATGCAACCAGCTGATCCAGAAGGGCCGGGACAAGTCCTTCGACACGGCGAGAAGCCTGCGGGCCGCGTTGTCGCTGATCTGCAGCTACGCCGTGCGGTACGGGGCGATGGATGCCAATCCCGTGAAATCCACGGAAAGGCTGGAGCGGGACGGCAAGAAGGAAGTCAAGGCGCTGACGCTCGAACAGCGCATGGACCTCCGCGCCAAGCTCGTCGAGCTCGGGCGCAAGAAGCGAACCGACGCGAAGGGCCGCAGCCTGGGCCGGCGGGCACAGGTCTGGGCCGACTTACCGGACTTCATGGACGGGATGCTCGCCACCGGCGTCCGGGTGGGCGAACTGCTGGCGCTCGACGACACCGAAGTGGATCCCACCGCGCCGACCGTGTTGATCGGGCACCACCTGGTGCGAGAGACGGGAGTCGGCCTGCTGCGCCTGCCGTATCGGAAGAGCAACGGCACGGGACTGCTGCTGATGGTGCCGCAGTGGTCGGTGCCGATGTGGCGGCGGCGCAAGCTGGCAGCGCGCCCCGGCGGACCGATCTTCCCGGCCTGGAACGACGAGTGGGCCGACCCCTCGAACGTCATCCACCGCATCCGGGAAGCCCTCGACGAATGCGGGTACGGGTGGGTGACCTCCCACGTCTGGCGCAAGACCGTGGCGACCGTGCTCGACGAAGCCGATCTCCCGACGACAGCGATCGCCGACCAGCTCGGCAACACGCCCAGGGTCGTCGAAGAGCACTACCGCCGGAAGCGCGCCGCCAACCAGGCCACCGCAGCCGCCCTGGAAGGGATCATCCAGCACGAAGAGGGCGGTGATTGA
- the dnaG gene encoding DNA primase — MAGRIRESDIAEVRDRIRIDDVVGEYVALRSAGGGAQKGLCPFHDEKTPSFNVRPSHGTFHCFGCGEGGDVIAFLMKIEHLGFVESVERLADQAGIQLQYEGGAPGPKRDRGTRARMVEAHRIAAEFYAEQLRSPEALKAREYLAERGFDEAAAQRFGCGFAPAGWDKLTKILLQKGFELDELIKCGLSKEGRRGPIDRFHRRLLWPLKDLGGDVVGFGARRLFDDDPIQAKYVNTSATPIFNKSQVLFGIDLAKREIAKRRQAVVVEGYTDVMAMHLAGVPTAVASCGTAFGDEHIAVLRRLMLDDDVFRGEVIFTFDGDEAGKKAALKAFEGEQQFTSQTFVAITPDGMDPCELREAKGDAAVRDLVARRRPLFEFAIRSLLNEHDLTTVEGRVAALKRTIPLVQQIKDQSSKENYAVQLAGWSGWHSENDVVRRVKGGSGRQARPVRKQAPKNQVALGIDVDLPRRPPRNDPRLLVEREALKAALQLPALAGPTYDALPEDAFTERAYAELHRAILLAGGTASGLDGASLVGAVAQQCGNEVVARLLTELVAEPLDVQSDDGPRYVADLITRMQERLVSRQIADIKSNVQRISPVEDAEEYNALFGDLIALEGYRKALLDKIMGTM, encoded by the coding sequence GTGGCAGGCAGGATCCGGGAGAGCGACATCGCCGAAGTGCGCGATCGCATCCGGATCGACGACGTCGTAGGCGAATACGTCGCCCTGCGCAGCGCCGGGGGCGGCGCGCAGAAGGGCCTGTGCCCGTTCCACGACGAGAAGACGCCGTCGTTCAACGTGCGCCCCAGCCACGGCACCTTCCACTGCTTCGGCTGCGGCGAGGGCGGCGACGTCATCGCCTTCCTGATGAAGATCGAGCACCTCGGCTTCGTGGAGTCGGTCGAGCGGCTGGCCGATCAGGCGGGCATCCAGCTGCAGTACGAGGGCGGCGCACCGGGGCCGAAGCGCGACCGCGGCACGCGGGCGCGGATGGTCGAGGCGCACCGCATCGCCGCCGAGTTCTACGCCGAGCAGTTGCGATCGCCGGAAGCCCTGAAGGCCCGCGAATACCTGGCGGAGCGCGGTTTCGACGAGGCGGCGGCCCAGCGCTTCGGCTGCGGGTTCGCGCCCGCGGGCTGGGACAAGCTGACGAAGATCCTGCTGCAGAAGGGCTTCGAGCTCGACGAGCTGATCAAGTGCGGGCTGTCCAAGGAGGGCCGCCGCGGCCCGATCGACCGGTTCCACCGGCGGCTGCTGTGGCCGTTGAAGGATCTCGGCGGTGACGTGGTCGGTTTCGGCGCGCGCAGGCTCTTCGACGACGACCCGATCCAGGCCAAGTACGTCAACACCTCGGCGACGCCGATCTTCAACAAGTCGCAGGTGCTGTTCGGCATCGACCTGGCCAAGCGGGAGATCGCCAAGCGCCGCCAGGCGGTGGTGGTCGAGGGCTACACCGACGTGATGGCGATGCACCTCGCCGGGGTGCCGACGGCGGTGGCCTCCTGCGGCACGGCCTTCGGCGACGAGCACATCGCGGTGCTGCGCAGGCTGATGCTCGACGACGACGTGTTCCGCGGCGAGGTGATCTTCACCTTCGACGGCGACGAGGCGGGGAAGAAGGCCGCGCTCAAGGCGTTCGAGGGCGAGCAGCAGTTCACCTCCCAGACGTTCGTGGCGATCACGCCGGACGGGATGGATCCGTGCGAGCTGCGCGAGGCCAAGGGCGACGCGGCGGTGCGCGATCTGGTGGCCCGGCGCCGGCCGCTGTTCGAGTTCGCCATCCGCAGCCTGCTCAACGAGCACGACCTGACCACCGTCGAGGGCCGGGTCGCCGCGCTGAAGCGGACGATTCCGCTGGTCCAGCAGATCAAGGACCAGAGCAGCAAGGAGAACTACGCGGTCCAGCTGGCCGGCTGGTCGGGCTGGCACAGCGAGAACGACGTCGTGCGCCGGGTCAAGGGCGGCAGTGGACGACAGGCTCGGCCGGTGCGCAAGCAGGCCCCGAAGAACCAGGTCGCGCTGGGCATCGACGTCGACCTGCCGCGCAGGCCGCCGCGCAACGATCCCCGTCTGCTGGTGGAGCGCGAGGCGCTGAAGGCGGCGCTGCAGCTGCCCGCGCTGGCCGGGCCGACGTACGACGCGCTGCCGGAAGATGCTTTCACCGAGCGCGCTTACGCCGAGCTGCACCGCGCGATCCTGCTGGCCGGAGGCACGGCGTCCGGGCTGGACGGCGCTTCCCTGGTGGGCGCGGTGGCGCAGCAGTGCGGCAACGAGGTCGTCGCCCGGCTGCTCACCGAGCTCGTCGCGGAGCCGCTGGACGTGCAGAGCGATGACGGCCCGCGCTACGTCGCGGACTTGATCACGCGCATGCAGGAGCGCCTGGTCAGCAGGCAGATCGCGGACATCAAGTCGAACGTCCAGCGGATCTCGCCGGTGGAGGACGCCGAGGAGTACAACGCGCTGTTCGGCGACCTGATCGCGCTGGAGGGCTACCGCAAGGCCCTGCTGGACAAGATCATGGGGACGATGTGA
- a CDS encoding sigma-70 family RNA polymerase sigma factor: protein MDVTVTSTELAAEFDQHRNRLIGLGYRLTGRIADAEDAVQDAWLRLATVDRDDIRDLGAWLTTVVSRLCLDRMRSAAVQREQYVGPWLPEPLVTSLDDDPGDIVAGQDDLRMAALRVLHELPPDQRLAFVLHDGFEVPFAEIAEVLGCSVVAARQYASRARRAMADADPPQRVPLPEQQRVVEEFLAALASKDVDAVARTLHPAVVVLGDSGGKARTARRPVVGIDKVARFAVGLMQKYDDKLLENTRLVMVNGDLGVLLPGSPEVAPRVFTLAIRDGRPAEIFDVVNPDKLTRIPW from the coding sequence ATCGACGTGACCGTCACCAGCACCGAGCTCGCCGCGGAATTCGACCAGCACCGGAACCGGCTGATCGGTCTCGGCTACCGGCTCACCGGCCGGATCGCCGACGCCGAGGACGCGGTGCAGGACGCCTGGCTGCGGCTGGCGACGGTCGACCGCGACGACATCCGCGACCTGGGCGCGTGGCTGACCACGGTGGTCAGCAGGCTGTGCCTGGACCGGATGCGCTCGGCGGCGGTGCAGCGCGAGCAGTACGTCGGCCCGTGGCTGCCGGAGCCGCTGGTGACCTCGCTCGACGACGACCCGGGCGACATCGTGGCCGGTCAGGACGACCTGCGGATGGCCGCGTTGCGCGTGCTGCACGAGCTGCCGCCGGACCAGCGGCTGGCCTTCGTGCTGCACGACGGCTTCGAGGTGCCGTTCGCCGAGATCGCCGAGGTGCTCGGTTGCAGCGTCGTCGCGGCCCGGCAGTACGCCTCGCGGGCGCGGCGCGCGATGGCCGACGCCGACCCGCCGCAGCGGGTGCCGCTGCCCGAGCAGCAGCGCGTGGTGGAGGAGTTCCTCGCCGCGCTGGCGTCGAAGGACGTCGACGCGGTCGCCCGCACGCTGCACCCGGCGGTCGTGGTCCTCGGCGACAGCGGCGGCAAGGCGCGCACCGCCCGGCGCCCGGTCGTGGGCATCGACAAGGTGGCCCGGTTCGCCGTGGGGCTCATGCAGAAGTACGACGACAAGCTGCTGGAGAACACCCGCCTGGTGATGGTCAACGGCGACCTCGGCGTCCTGCTGCCCGGTTCCCCCGAAGTCGCGCCGCGCGTGTTCACCCTGGCGATCCGCGACGGTCGGCCCGCGGAGATCTTCGACGTGGTCAACCCGGACAAGCTCACCCGGATCCCGTGGTGA